The Primulina tabacum isolate GXHZ01 chromosome 1, ASM2559414v2, whole genome shotgun sequence genome contains the following window.
AAATGGTTGTGCCACTATGTTGAAACTTTTCaagtttgcaatcttgattttgatgttaacaaaatttgttaatttttgttactaataatctactttagtgtgcagaagctaggattagtcacgagctgtttacatcacAAACTAAGGactcaactgatcgcacaaactgaatcagtctaactttTATGCCAATTGAGTAGTctagctgattgtccagttgataggtggttcagcaggagaacatcagaagcctggccagtcaaaggagtgttcaactgatgaagaaacccagctgatcagttcaactgaacgagagtgaaatcagttcaactgatggatgagtcaactgatttcaccagcccaactgaagatcagttcagctgactagttcgAAGTATCAGTCAGAAactttcagttgtagatgaagacaaactctttatGAGGATTCCAGCTATACAAAAATCTACAAAGTAATTGTCCAGTCAAATGACAATAATGgatgttgcatcagagcattaaagacaaaatgtttcagaaggacagtcgaaaagtcgagacacaaagtccaagaaacgaattcaagatgcaacatatacaataattgagtcacACTGTAAGATCaattttcccgcctatataaagagaagatcaatgAAGACTCAATATACAGAGACAAGAAGCTTCAACGCAaatacgagagaaaagaaagggcacgcacattgcacatcagctttcagaagcaatcaaccttgagggaactcttcacaatcatatcagcttagattagaagcttgtttccctcagtgtgtgagaacatatttgttcagttctcacacacacaaacactttcaccaccactcaaataccgtcttgcacaaagacgttaaacttgtgtatgtagtttttctcacatagacgtaaaagaagtgttggctggaaggtgctgccttcagtctagactaggagttcagttaggcagtgggtaagtcctaagtagagtgggtttgtacaactAGTTtgtaaatcaaagtcttctaatggATCCTACTCGATGTAGtaaaaggggtgacgtaggagcagttgaattctccgaacatccataaacatatcttgtgtatttaactgattaattaccgttttcaaactgtttggatcagttagaagTATCCGTCaattcagttgtcaccataactgaactgatgaattcaaaaactaatctacccttttttcagttattcagtttatataatataaaatgttttctaatataacagtcttcttcacaaagGATTACTTGGAGTTTTTTCCGCTTgattttaaaaccaaactcgatttaattcatcggtgttaacattcttagaacacgagctattgcagctcattggagaatgtAGTGTTTGAAATGTCTTCGAAGTcactagcacactcgatccttTACATCACCAGTTCCAGAAAGCTCAGTTGTCATGcctcaagtttgtaagtttaaatgatttaaatgaatttttatgatggtACCTGCATGTTTACACGGTTTATATGCttaatttacatgtttaaatgcTTTTTGAAGTGAATTGATATTTAAGCTTAAGTTTCtcgataaatgatttttttatttgttgcaTGGTTAGAAGCTTAGATTTAAATGTGTGTTGGTTACATTTAGAATTGGGAAAACGTTCAGAtgtaatgcctcctagacgcgcaccTAGTACTGATAGACAAGGTGAGACTCATGAGGATCGTAGAGagaatgcacccccacctcccAATAGGGATGCTGCTACACGTGTTCTGGAGGGTATGACACACTTCTTTGAGAGGCTCCGAGGGCACATCATGATATGTATGATTATTTCCGGAGGCTGGGTCCGAAGGATATTTCTAGCACCACCGACCCATTTGTTGCTGAGGGTTGGATTAGATCCATTGAGTTGCATTTCcgttatctgaatatgggggATGCTGACTGAGTTAGGTGTGCTACTTTTATGCCGGGAGATGATGCTTCTCTGTGGTGGGAATGAGCTGAACATGGTGTCAATCTAGCCACCCTCACTTGGGTGCAATTCAAGAACATTTTCTATGAGAATTATTTTACGGCTGACATTTGAGGACGCttgaagagggagtttatgactctccgtcagggagacatgTCGGTTGCTGAGTTCGTTAGGAAATTTTATAGGgtttgtcactttgtgccccttattgctAGGGATGCTGCTGAGAAAATGAGGCAGTTCTTGGATGGCCTTTGGCCTACTATACACTGTGATGTGATATTGATGTGACCGATGGATTATGCAGCTGACACTGCTTGTGCATTCCAAGCTGAGCAGGCCCTAAAGGATATTTATTTTCagatgcagcgcaagaggcagtAGCACCAGCAGAACTCTCAGCCGGTCAAAAGGCAATTTACGGGACCTCTCAAAGCTTAAGGGCAACAAAAGCCTCAAGGACAGTGGAAGCCACCGGGGCAACAGAAGCCACTACAGTCTGGAGCCCCAAAACCTGAAGAGATGCCAATGTGAAAAGAATGCAATCGCTCACActttggcaagtgcatgtgagGAACATAAAAGTGTTTCATTTGCAAGGATGAAGGATATAAAGCCGCTGACTACCCAAAGAATAAAGGATCAACTGTTGGCAGAGCTTATATTATGCATGCTGAGGAGGGCGAGGCAGAGCCAGACATGCTCTGATTACTGGTAACTAGgttgtttaacatttttatattgcctttgtcgcatgaaatgttaaattagtTATGGGAATTGATTGAGATAATAGGAACTTAGAAAaaaataggttgcatgctctaccttagcTGGATATAAAAGGATGACATTGAGAATTATAGAAATTGGGaataaaaaataagttttaATAATGCAAAGGAGTGAATTGAaccaaattaataattttagggCTTAAAATTGGAGGAAACAAAATTATGGGGCGTACATTGCATAAAAATCAAAAACTTAGGGACCAAAGTGCAAAATCGAGAGTTTGAAGGGTAAATTGCACTAGGCTGAGAATTTCAGGggtcaaaaaataatttttaagaaGTATGGGGACTGAAATTTAGATGACCAAAACTTCTAAGGTGAAAtcttgaattttcaaaaattcagggACTAAATTGCAAAGTTTTGAAAGTTCAGGGGCTGTTTTGCGAATTCTAGAAACAACAGGGGCTATTTTCGTAATTTCTGGAATTCAGGTATCAAAACAGTTAATTTCGAAAGTTTAGGGCTGGAATTGATTGAATTCGAAATTATTTGGGGCTAAGACGCAATTTTCGAAAACTAAAGGACCAAAATGTAGAATTTCAAAACTTTAAGGGTTGCAatgcaatttcgaaaattatttGGACAAATTGTGTGTTTTTCGAGAATGGTCAAGGGTCAAAGtgataattttcgaaaattttgggtaaTTAATTATAGGAATTCTTTAAGTTTTCAACAcgattagatttgatggtatatttGTCGCATGAAGGATATTCAttttaggtgtagctacctatgcattgctggaTTCAAGGGCTACACACTCATTCATATATGAGACGTTCATCAAGAGACAAAATATTATACCCGAGGATTTGGAATTGGGCTTTAAATTTTCTATTCCTTCTGGTGATCAAATGGTTACATCAAGtattgtgaagaatctggagcttcgtttacaaaagaatgtggttcgggcagatcttaccGTACTCCCGATGCCtgaattcgacatcattcttAGCATGTATTGGCTATCTTCGAATGGAGCTTTGATAGATTTTCGGCAGAGGTCAGTAACTATTCGACCACCCAGCGAGAAATCTTGTCTTTGAGACagcaaggaacaagcaaatgccgcacattatctcctgCACCTATGCGAGAAAACTTATGAAGCGAGactgccaagcttttctagcatgtatTACTTCAGCGCATGTTCTTGTcagtcagaggctagaggatgttgaggttgtcagagactttcctagcgtctttaCTGATgatgtttctggcattccaccggaCCAAGAGGTGGAATTTTTGATTGAGTTGATGTCGGGTAcagtgccaatttctaaggcaccctatcatCTACCACCCGCCGAAATGAAAGAGCTGAAGGACCAAATTCAATAGTTGCTGGACAAGGTTTTTATTCGCCCGAGTTGTTCTTCATGGGGTGCACCGGtattattcgtgaagaagaaggatgatagtatgcgactctgcattgattatagatagctgaatagagtcaccatcaagaataagtatcccttgcctagaattgaagacttgtttgatcagttacaaggagcttcgattttctcaaagatagatcttcaGTCGGGATATCATCAGGTGAAGGTGAAGGAgtccgatgttcataagacggctTTTAGTACTCAATATAGGCAATAcaagtttatggtgatgccattcataagttcagttatggtgacaactgaacagACGGATACTCTTGCTGATCCAAATAGTttaaaaacaatagttaaacaattaaatacataatatatgtttatggatgctcGAAGATTTCAACTACTCCTATATCACTCCTTCTACCACATCGGGtatgattcactagaagactttgataaTTACAGcaagtgtaataacccacccagcttaggacttacccactgcctaactgaactcctagactagactgaaggcagcaccttccagtcaacacttgtttaacgtctatgtgtcaaagactacatacacaagtttattgtctttgtgcaagactgtatttgagtggtggtggcGTGTatgtgagagagagagagaactgatctctgaaaactacccgaaagtgttctcacgcACCGAGGAAAATATGCTtataaactaagctgatatgatTGAGTATTCCCTCTGGGAAAaatgcttcttgtaagctgataagtaactaagcgtgcccttttctttttatcttcacacactcttgTATGTTTTATCTCTCTCTTCACCTTACTTGCTGATGGTCTTGAGCTTGTATATATAGAGGCATTGAGACCGtacttcaagactcatcacatgtgatcgttgcagctttGAATGTGTTCCTTGGTATATGTGTACTTTTTTGACATGCCTCCGGAATATCTCGGCTTTAATCTTTGCttcaacgtccattattgtaccttaaATCGTACAGATGtttgtatatatgtgtgtatctGGAATCCACTAATATAAGCTTGTATTGATCTGAAACTTAATGATTCCTAACCGATGttcctaactggtcatctgaactgatcttcagttgggctagtgaaatcagttgactcgtcagttgaactgatttcaatctttcagttgaactggtcagctgagttcttcatcagttgaactcttcatcagctggccgggcttctgaagatctTCTGCTGAATCATCCATCAGCTAGACAGTCAGTTAAACTGTTCTATGAtatgtcagttgaactgattcagtttggtcgatcagttggtgttttcagttaacgtctcgatagcttcagttttaccttgcttaactgatcagttcgaagcctgatcagttccagctacctgcgcactaaggtaaatcattaaaaacaaaatagcaagttttgttaacatcaaaatcaagattgcgaacatgaaatgttccaacaatttccccctttttgatgatcacaaaacttggacatttaaaacaatttaaaagaaaaaagttaAAAGAAAATTCTTCAGTTTGTGGGATAGCAGAAATACAAGCTCCacctcaacaactgaaagaAATGATTTGAAAACAGTTTTTCAGTTCGAGAGATAATTCTAAACAAAACTCCCCCTAagaaactgaattaaaaactccccttcaaaaatataatcatttatgCGATTAATGAAGTTTTAGTATCAATTAATCACTTTAGGCAATAAACCTTAAAATAGCAGTTCAGTTATGTGAAAGCTAACTGGATGaacaagatgtttatttaatcaaataagcgtCCCTTGTATTATACTTCTGCGCACATCAACAAGTATAAGGGAAATTGCTACTCCACTAGCAGactttaaataacatcaaacATCAGTTAGTTTACACGTAATAGAACTGAATATACTAACAACTGATCGCCTTGAATGCTGCAAAGATTTTGAGTTTCTTTTGCCAGAAGATCAGCTAATTTtccttggacttgatctctatgctggctaactggtcgagctgactcaaactgaactcaactgatgctgaaccgcattgataATCTATATTTGATCTGATATAACAATGAAGCGGCGGCATTTCTGATGATTAAGATCCACTTAATCTCATTAGTTGCAGCTGgtagttgggtttcgtctgttgatcagttggACTGATAGACTTGCAACTGAAATTTTGTCCGTTGAGCAGTTTAGTTGAACTGTTGTCAGCTGAACTCAAAGCCCTACAAGCTACTTAAAACAACAAAGTTAATGAATCGAGATAAGTGGAGTGTTAGTTGCTGAGCCAAGAAACTTCTCTCTCCTTATGGTAaacacataaaatatttaagatgattttgaaatccattttaaataacattttgaaacatattttaaagtatcagttttcaaatgtcttTCTTAGAACagctggctctgataccacatgaAGGACCGTTTGCagagcaccttgaggtgctacaaacaaaatattctcaggagctgcaatagctcgtgttctaagaatgtatacatcgatgaattagatcgagtttggtattaaaaccaagcggaaaacattcgaaataatccttcgatAAGAgacactgatatattttgtatatcctgtgtaactgaataactgaaaaagaGGTAGATCAGTTTTTGCtatcatcagttcagttatggtgacgaCTGAACCAACGGATACTcttagactagactgaaggcagcaccttccagtcaacacttgtttaacgtctatgtgtcaaagactacatacacaagtttattgactttgtgcaagactgtatttgagtggtggtgtgtgtgtgagaattgatatttgaaaactacccgaaagtgtcctcacacactgagggaaatatgcttctaaactaagctgatatgactaaGTATTCCCTCTGGGCAAaatgcttcttgtaagctgataagtAACTAAGCATGCTCTTTTTTTCATCTTCACACACTCTTGTCTacgaatgataaaaaaaaaatcgaattcTGCCTTGGTTCTGCTGAAAAGGTTGATTCACGGACAAAATACACCATGGCATAAAGATTGGTTTTTGGTTTCACATACGGGACTTGAATTTAGCTTTGTGATTGGAAATATTACTTGATTTGAATATTTCTGTAGTTTTATTAGTTCAACCAGATGGGTTGCACAGATGGCAGACTTTACGGGCTCCGTAAAGTCATTTTCATATCCACACAgtaaatgaaaaaaattgagattttatttatgatttttctaaaaataaaaatgacttaCCAGAAATAATTTACAAATTGACCCTGGTTGCAGGAAGGACAAGGCATAGGTCTGGGAAAAAGGAACTTTTAGGTGATTTATTGAGAAAGATGCTAACTTTCTCCATGATTTAGAACCAGGCTTGTGATAATCCAATCTGTTGTCAAGGATTGAGCAGTGATTAATGCTTATATGTTCAATATGTGTGCTGCACACTTGTGCACCTGTGTATCATAAAGAGCTATCCGTTTTGAGGGGAAGATTTTTGATCGTCCCGGCATTTATGGACAGTTTTGGGTATGTTGTTAGCAGCTGAAACACGGCTGGAACCATCTTCTTATATAAATGCAATTGCTGTTCTTGTCATGTTTCGGCTCTACATTGGCTTATATATTCAGTTTCTACGGAGTATAAGTCGTCTTTTAATCTCAGGTGAAAGTGGCTCCGTGATAGTTGCTAGAGTAAAACGTGATGTGGTTCCTACTATGGTTAATGGCTTTGTGTACTGGCCATTAGTGCGATTACATCTTCAAATTCATCTCTGTTCATTTATAAGTAAGAACTCTATACTTGGTCTTTCGATGCAACAGGTCTTATTCATGAACTATTTCTTAAATCTTTACTAGATAATGATTATCATGTTTTACAATTTTGCAGCCAGTTGTGTTAGCAACTCATTTTCATACCCACTGACGATTTATTTGACTTATGTGGCAAGCTTAGCAAAAGTTGATACCAGTTGAGGTTTCTTGGCCATCAACTGTATCTCCCTTGCTCATGGTTTTCAGAAGCAAGATGCTAGTAATCTTCGAAGAAAATGATCTATTTCTCGTAGCAAAACCAGAATCAAGAGGGCGCGATATTCTTTGCTGCTGAAACCTAGTAGttaattcagttatttcagAGTGGTGGAGATTCTGCTGTTGCTCTTTCTAGTCTTGAATGGCAGTGACCGTTGTCTTTTCTATGTAAGTAGTTACTTTCGTGGTACTTTTTACTCATTTTcattgtatcaatgaaccagaGTTAGTATAGAAACACTTCACTTTTCAGACTTGCAAGACAAGTTGTCGATTACTTCGACGATGCTAGGACTAAAATGTTGTGCTTTATCATAACagcaaagaaaaaaaacaaagatcAACTGGTTGACATCAGAGACACGTAGTTCCCCTTCTGTAACTTCGTACAACAGAGAGTTCACCAAAAAACCACTGTACATTTAATATATGGCATCATAAAGTTCTATCATTTCCCTTCACCAATTTCGTAGCTTTGCCGGGTAAAATATCAAATTCCTGGTTTATCTTGAAATACTTGAATCGGATAGAAATCTCAGGGAGGCTTCATCAGTATTTACATCATGTTCTTCCAGCAGCGATTGGACTACATTCTTGATCATTACCAGAAGATTTCGGCTTATAATCCATGTTAAATTTGAACCACTTTTGTTGCTTTGAATAAACTAAAGCGGGGTACAAGAAGAATCCAAGCACAACTATGCAACTGCTCACTAAATACGTCTTCAGAGAAGCCAAAGACATTACAAGAACAAGTAACAACACCGGAGGGAAACAGAGCATCGTTGCGCCAAATGTATTTAAGGGAACTTTATATGGCCTGTGTAGATCAGGTCTTTTTATTCTTAGTTTGATGAAAGCTGCAAACTCAAATAGCATTCCTATAGCATATAGGAAGTTGAGGAATTCCAAAATTTCTTGGAAACTCATCCACGACAAGACGATCACGCCAGCTGCAGAACACAGAATGCTGAACGTTGGTGTTCCATATTTTGATCTGCAAAGTTGCAAGTTTTCACAGATAAGCTATAAAATAGAGATCTTAATCTTCGATTAATGTAAGGCAGCCACGAGATTACCAGGTAAACTTGGAAAAGACCGAAGAGAACAAAAAACTGAAGGATTTCTTCTTAATTAAAGAAATGACAAGTTTGGTAATAATTCTTACCTATTAAGATCAAGAATGCATATAATTCGAAAGAATCCAGGTGAAGAAAAAAACTCTGATCCATGCCCTTAAGGAGTGATCAACAGCAAGTCCTCAAAACCATAGAATCATTTCATAGCtgattgatttgtttatagatagGAAAGGGTAGACAACAAAACAACCTTTTACTATAAACATTGTCCTAATAATCCGGATGTAGATAACAATATCCAAGTCAATTGAATGAATCTGGAAGGAGCAAGAAGAAATGGTAGACAACCAAATAACCTTCTTTTACAAACATTGTCCCAAGTATCTGAATCTATATCTAACAAAATCCCAGTCAAGTGAATGAATATACGATGAGAAAGAAACGAAGTACACATGCACCTGAactaaattcaaaaaattagtATAGGAGCATCTCAAGCTAATGTGTTACTATAGAATTTGTCAAGAAGTCTGCGCGGGACTATTCTTTTTCATCCACCGTGGCACACACAAAAAAAACTCTAAACTTCTTTTAAAGTCTGTCCCGACATGAGTTAGTTTGAGCGGAATGAGATAGTGCAATAGTGGTCTCTCTTTGAGAAGCCAACATTAGACTTGATTAGGCGGCACCGACACTCGAATGCCAAAAAAGCAACCAAATAGAACCGAAAGGACCTTGGAAGCAAGTGATTTCATAGTTATCCATTCCAAGAAAAACGACTAACCTTGAAGAAAATATAGAAGGGAGCATCCCGATCTCGCTCATCCCCAAAAGTTGATACGCATCACTGCTCATTTCCGCTTCAAACAACCCCATGTTTGACAATGCTGAAGCCGCTTGGATCCACCACTTCAACCAAGATCCACCAATCAACATTCCAATTTGAGCAAAATAACCATCACTCCACTCACTCGAATCAGTTTCCACCGCACCCGTACCCGTGAGAAGAGGAACTAAATAAGAACACACCACCAAAACCACCGCACCCATTAGAGCTCTCGGAAAAGTCCTACTCGGATTCTCAATCTCGCCAGCCAATGTACTCGCGTTGTCCCAATAGTTCAGATTCCAAAACAAGCTATTAAAATACCCTCTCCAATCTATCTTCCTAGAATCGACTTGGAGCCATCGACCAGGCCTAATTCGAGGAATCGAGAGAATGCCCATAacaacaaaaggaaaaagggaaaaacCGGCTAGCAAAACAGCAGAGAATCCCACAATATGCAAACCTCTATAATTCAAATATGTCAAAGCAACAGTAATTAACAATAAAGCTGGAATCCTAGCTAGAATGTTATCAAAAATGGGAATTGAATGCTTCAAGTAATCAAGAAACAATACCGGGTAAAGGGCATTGTCCATAACCCCACTAAACCATTTCCAGAACCCTTCTTGAAAACCCCAAAAAGGGCCAAAAGCAGATGAAATCCAGATCACGTACCCGCCATTTTCGGGGAAAGTTGTAGCAAGTTCAGCTGTGACAAGAGCTTCAGGCACGCTCCAGAACAGAGGGAAAATCAAGAAACCTAGCAAAGGCAAAAGAGGGCCACCTCCTGCCTTGACTGAATCTTCCACACCAAATGGACCTCCAGAAACCTCGTAGAAAATCAAAGCAATCAGCGGTAAAATTGTGAGCTTTGGATTACCCTTTGCAGTTACTGTGTTCTGGAAATCATTCACCACTCGCTCGTCAGCCATTGACACAAGTGAGGAAAGCAGATCGAGATAAGTAGTTTGGATCACAGTATTCAGCGtttaatccatgaaaaaaattcaacaaaagaGGCCCCTTTCCCAGGATCCCAGCCGGGATTTTGCGTTAATCAGTTGCTATACACGTTGAAAATTCTATGCTAATTTGATattaatttactaattaaaccTCAATTAGTCCAA
Protein-coding sequences here:
- the LOC142542250 gene encoding putative polyamine transporter At3g19553 — its product is MADERVVNDFQNTVTAKGNPKLTILPLIALIFYEVSGGPFGVEDSVKAGGGPLLPLLGFLIFPLFWSVPEALVTAELATTFPENGGYVIWISSAFGPFWGFQEGFWKWFSGVMDNALYPVLFLDYLKHSIPIFDNILARIPALLLITVALTYLNYRGLHIVGFSAVLLAGFSLFPFVVMGILSIPRIRPGRWLQVDSRKIDWRGYFNSLFWNLNYWDNASTLAGEIENPSRTFPRALMGAVVLVVCSYLVPLLTGTGAVETDSSEWSDGYFAQIGMLIGGSWLKWWIQAASALSNMGLFEAEMSSDAYQLLGMSEIGMLPSIFSSRSKYGTPTFSILCSAAGVIVLSWMSFQEILEFLNFLYAIGMLFEFAAFIKLRIKRPDLHRPYKVPLNTFGATMLCFPPVLLLVLVMSLASLKTYLVSSCIVVLGFFLYPALVYSKQQKWFKFNMDYKPKSSGNDQECSPIAAGRT